One genomic segment of Musa acuminata AAA Group cultivar baxijiao chromosome BXJ3-3, Cavendish_Baxijiao_AAA, whole genome shotgun sequence includes these proteins:
- the LOC135585034 gene encoding uncharacterized protein At2g27730, mitochondrial-like isoform X1, whose amino-acid sequence MMAMRSALGVIPCLARSSVAVAKEVAAPRSSRFFSDGKGRVLSEEERAAETIYIQKMERERLEKLKKQQEKEKAEAEKKPDNKS is encoded by the exons ATGATGGCCATGAGGTCGGCGCTCGGAGTGATTCCTTGTCTCGCCCGATCGTCTGTGGCGGTGGCGAAGGAGGTCGCCGCCCCGAGGAGCTCGCGCTTCTTTAGCGACGGGAAGGGTAGGGTTCTGAGCGAGGAGGAGAGGGCCGCCGAGACCATCTACATCCAG AAAATGGAGAGGGAGAGGCTGGAGAAACTGAAGAAGCAGCAGGAGAAAGAGAAGGCTGAGGCCGAGAAG AAACCCGATAACAAGAGCTGA
- the LOC103979089 gene encoding uncharacterized protein LOC103979089, whose product MADATAAGRRVGGTEHSWCRSVPGGTGVLVLGFFLSRPVPRPLLESALHRLQTSHPLLRSRLNTAGPDQPFFSIAHSPSLTVRPLSASDILQSPPASPSHFHALLEHELNENPWSSPAPSHPILFATAYDDMPEAGRTVVALRFHSAACDRTSAAAILKELLRLIAGSTKEEEEEGFHRAMEDLIPKQDAWKPFWARGKDLVGYSLNGLRTSTLPFEDAGSDRRSEVVRLVLGVDDTQKLLNACKVREIKLCGAMSAAALVATNSSKHLEKDRAETYTVVTLIDCRKYLDPVLHDHSIGSYHSAVINTHNVHGGEELWEVAERCHESYSNAVHNKKHLKDITEINFLLCKAIDNPQLTPSSSQRTALISVFEEPVVYDSSELQQELGVEDYIWCASVHGAGPSIAVFDTIRDGRLDCAFVYPSPLHSRKQMQELVEHMTTILTQGSLNGGD is encoded by the exons ATGGCCGACGCAACCGCCGCAGGCCGCCGTGTTGGCGGAACCGAGCACAGCTGGTGCCGCAGCGTGCCGGGCGGGACCGGCGTCCTCGTCCTCGGCTTCTTCCTCTCCCGCCCCGTCCCCCGCCCACTCCTTGAGTCCGCCCTCCACCGCCTCCAGACCTCCCACCCTCTCCTCCGCTCCCGCCTCAACACCGCTGGCCCCGACCAGCCCTTCTTCTCCATCGCCCACTCCCCATCCCTCACCGTCCGCCCCCTCTCCGCCTCCGACATCCTCCAGTCGCCGCCGGCGTCCCCGTCCCACTTCCACGCCCTATTGGAGCACGAGCTGAACGAGAACCCCTGGTCATCGCCGGCCCCGTCCCATCCGATCCTCTTTGCGACGGCCTACGACGACATGCCCGAGGCGGGCCGGACCGTCGTCGCGCTCCGGTTCCACTCCGCGGCCTGCGATCGAACCTCGGCCGCGGCGATCCTCAAGGAGCTCCTGCGTCTGATAGCCGGCAgcacgaaggaggaggaggaagaggggttTCACCGGGCGATGGAGGATTTGATACCGAAGCAGGACGCATGGAAGCCGTTTTGGGCGCGGGGGAAGGATTTGGTCGGTTACTCCTTGAACGGTCTGCGGACGTCGACCCTCCCGTTCGAGGACGCCGGTTCGGACCGGCGATCGGAGGTGGTGAGGTTAGTGTTGGGCGTGGACGACACCCAGAAGCTTCTCAAT GCATGCAAGGTAAGGGAAATTAAACTGTGTGGAGCCATGTCCGCTGCAGCACTGGTCGCTACAAATTCATCAAAACATCTCGAGAAGGATCGGGCCGAGACCTACACGGTTGTGACCCTCATAGACTGCCGCAAGTATCTTGATCCTGTTCTACATGATCACAGTATTG GATCCTATCACTCGGCCGTCATCAACACGCACAATGTTCATGGGGGAGAAGAGCTATGGGAGGTCGCCGAGAGATGCCATGAGTCCTACTCCAATGCCGTCCATAACAAGAAGCATCTAAAAGACATCACCGAGATCAACTTCCTGCTGTGCAAGGCCATCGATAACCCCCAACTGACCCCTTCGTCTTCCCAGAGGACTGCACTCATCTCTGTGTTCGAAGAGCCCGTGGTCTACGACTCATCGGAGCTGCAGCAGGAGCTCGGGGTGGAAGACTATATTTGGTGTGCGTCGGTGCATGGAGCGGGCCCATCGATTGCGGTGTTCGATACCATCCGAGATGGCCGGCTTGACTGCGCCTTCGTTTACCCTTCGCCCCTTCACTCGAGGAAGCAGATGCAAGAGCTGGTGGAACACATGACGACGATTCTGACACAAGGCAGTCTAAACGGAGGAGACTGA
- the LOC135633380 gene encoding probable calcium-binding protein CML48 encodes MANYGGYPAPNYAPSAPPMPDSYSAGRPPTEGYAHPPPPASYSYPYPSPWASGAGGAGGSYFPPGTPPEVIRSFQAVDRDQSGFIEESELQAALSSAYHKFSIRTVRLLMFLFKNPSNPSKMGPVEFAALWGCLGQWQAIFYRFDRDRSGKIDSVELKDALISLGYAVPPSVIQVLISNYTDVYGRGALNFDNFVECGMIVKGLTEKFKERDTRYTGSATFSYDDFLLMIIPFIVP; translated from the exons ATGGCGAACTACGGCGGATATCCGGCGCCAAACTACGCGCCGTCGGCGCCGCCGATGCCGGACTCCTACTCCGCAGGCCGCCCTCCGACGGAGGGGTACGCCCACCCGCCTCCGCCGGCCTCCTATAGCTACCCTTACCCATCTCCGTGGGCTAGCGGCGCTGGTGGAGCCGGCGGTAGCTACTTCCCGCCCGGCACACCTCCCGAGGTCATCCGGAGCTTCCAGGCCGTCGACCGGGACCAGAGCGGCTTCATCGAGGAATCCGAGCTCCAGGCAGCGCTCTCGTCGGCGTACCACAAGTTCAGCATCAGAACGGTCCGGCTGCTCATGTTCCTCTTCAAGAACCCCAGCAACCCTTCCAAGATGG GACCTGTCGAATTTGCTGCCCTTTGGGGTTGTCTCGGGCAATGGCAG GCCATCTTCTATAGGTTTGATCGAGATCGTAGTGGAAAAATTGACTCGGTGGAACTAAAAGATGCACTCATTAGCCTTGGATATGCAGTTCCGCCTTCGGTTATCCAAGTTCTGATATCCAATTACACAGATGTCTACGGCAGGGGTGCACTTAACTTTGACAACTTTGTAGA GTGTGGGATGATTGTGAAG GGATTAACAGAAAAATTCAAGGAAAGAGACACTCGATACACAGGATCTGCAACATTTTCCTATGATGATTTCCTGTTGATGATCATACCATTCATCGTCCCGTAG
- the LOC135585034 gene encoding uncharacterized protein At2g27730, mitochondrial-like isoform X2 produces MMAMRSALGVIPCLARSSVAVAKEVAAPRSSRFFSDGKGRVLSEEERAAETIYIQKMERERLEKLKKQQEKEKAEAEKSKQ; encoded by the exons ATGATGGCCATGAGGTCGGCGCTCGGAGTGATTCCTTGTCTCGCCCGATCGTCTGTGGCGGTGGCGAAGGAGGTCGCCGCCCCGAGGAGCTCGCGCTTCTTTAGCGACGGGAAGGGTAGGGTTCTGAGCGAGGAGGAGAGGGCCGCCGAGACCATCTACATCCAG AAAATGGAGAGGGAGAGGCTGGAGAAACTGAAGAAGCAGCAGGAGAAAGAGAAGGCTGAGGCCGAGAAG AGTAAACAGTGA
- the LOC103979087 gene encoding uncharacterized protein LOC103979087 isoform X2, which produces MAGLLRSVPPSAFRLPSPPGGKSIRRRTGVSAEIRETVEIEGERSPSPKISPPPGFKPPEPKRFSVRPDKFLDILGASLALPFRLGTGVFVLGYSVSLVSEDKIPPGEYALKIAGLTFKETSNLGAQARPEKPIEIYEFEGCPFCRKVDPNTGVAMYESDDIIKYLVQKYGDGTTPLMLSLGLLTTLTEGFAMIGRMGKGSSYSPSKTPPMPLEIWAYEGSPFCKIVREVLVELELPHIFRSTARGSPKRQELYKRVGRFQVPYLEDPNTGVKMFESAEIIDYLRTTYAL; this is translated from the exons ATGGCAGGACTTCTCCGCTCTGTTCCACCGTCGGCCTTCCGGCTTCCTTCGCCGCCCGGGGGCAAATCCATCAGACGGCGGACCGGGGTCTCCGCGGAGATCCGGGAAACCGTGGAAATTGAGGGTGAGCGCTCGCCGTCCCCCAAGATTTCCCCTCCGCCCGGATTCAAGCCGCCGGAGCCTAAGCGGTTCTCTGTGCGTCCGGATAAGTTTCTTGACATCCTCGGGGCGTCTCTTGCCCTTCCCTTCCGCCTCGGCACTGGAGTTTTTGTTCTAGG ATATTCTGTATCCTTGGTTTCTGAAGACAAAATCCCACCAGGCGAGTATGCTCTGAAAATTGCAG GTTTGACATTCAAAGAGACATCAAACTTGGGTGCCCAGGCTCGTCCAGAGAAGCCTATTGAGATTTATGAATTTGAAGG CTGTCCATTCTGCCGGAAG GTGGATCCAAACACAGGTGTCGCTATGTATGAATCAGATGACATAATAAAGTACCTGGTTCAGAAATATG GTGATGGAACCACTCCTTTGATGTTGTCACTTGGTTTATTAACT ACTTTAACTGAAGGATTTGCAATGATTGGTCGCATGGGGAAG GGTTCTTCTTATTCTCCTTCGAAAACCCCACCTATGCCCCTCGAAATATGGGCATATGAG GGTTCCCCCTTCTGTAAAATTGTGCGTGAGGTTCTAGTTGAGTTAGAATTACCCCACATATTCCGCAG CACCGCGAGGGGTAGCCCGAAGAGGCAGGAGTTGTACAAGAGAGTTGGACGCTTTCAG GTGCCTTATTTGGAGGATCCTAATACTGGAGTGAAGATGTTCGAAAGTGCAGAAATTATAGATTACCTCCGAACAACCTACGCCCTGTAA
- the LOC103979087 gene encoding uncharacterized protein LOC103979087 isoform X1, which produces MAGLLRSVPPSAFRLPSPPGGKSIRRRTGVSAEIRETVEIEGERSPSPKISPPPGFKPPEPKRFSVRPDKFLDILGASLALPFRLGTGVFVLGYSVSLVSEDKIPPGEYALKIAGLTFKETSNLGAQARPEKPIEIYEFEGCPFCRKVREIVSILDLDILYYPCPRNGPNFRPKVLQMGGKKQFPYMVDPNTGVAMYESDDIIKYLVQKYGDGTTPLMLSLGLLTTLTEGFAMIGRMGKGSSYSPSKTPPMPLEIWAYEGSPFCKIVREVLVELELPHIFRSTARGSPKRQELYKRVGRFQVPYLEDPNTGVKMFESAEIIDYLRTTYAL; this is translated from the exons ATGGCAGGACTTCTCCGCTCTGTTCCACCGTCGGCCTTCCGGCTTCCTTCGCCGCCCGGGGGCAAATCCATCAGACGGCGGACCGGGGTCTCCGCGGAGATCCGGGAAACCGTGGAAATTGAGGGTGAGCGCTCGCCGTCCCCCAAGATTTCCCCTCCGCCCGGATTCAAGCCGCCGGAGCCTAAGCGGTTCTCTGTGCGTCCGGATAAGTTTCTTGACATCCTCGGGGCGTCTCTTGCCCTTCCCTTCCGCCTCGGCACTGGAGTTTTTGTTCTAGG ATATTCTGTATCCTTGGTTTCTGAAGACAAAATCCCACCAGGCGAGTATGCTCTGAAAATTGCAG GTTTGACATTCAAAGAGACATCAAACTTGGGTGCCCAGGCTCGTCCAGAGAAGCCTATTGAGATTTATGAATTTGAAGG CTGTCCATTCTGCCGGAAG GTAAGGGAAATTGTCAGCATACTGGATCTTGATATTTTGTACTATCCTTGTCCAAGGAATGGTCCAAACTTCCGTCCCAAAGTTTTGCAGATGGGTGGCAAGAAGCAATTCCCCTATATG GTGGATCCAAACACAGGTGTCGCTATGTATGAATCAGATGACATAATAAAGTACCTGGTTCAGAAATATG GTGATGGAACCACTCCTTTGATGTTGTCACTTGGTTTATTAACT ACTTTAACTGAAGGATTTGCAATGATTGGTCGCATGGGGAAG GGTTCTTCTTATTCTCCTTCGAAAACCCCACCTATGCCCCTCGAAATATGGGCATATGAG GGTTCCCCCTTCTGTAAAATTGTGCGTGAGGTTCTAGTTGAGTTAGAATTACCCCACATATTCCGCAG CACCGCGAGGGGTAGCCCGAAGAGGCAGGAGTTGTACAAGAGAGTTGGACGCTTTCAG GTGCCTTATTTGGAGGATCCTAATACTGGAGTGAAGATGTTCGAAAGTGCAGAAATTATAGATTACCTCCGAACAACCTACGCCCTGTAA
- the LOC103979084 gene encoding acidic endochitinase, with protein MKSHWRLFCPQTTPKDTTVDDPQAHTPPAIGPFKAAEPTCVVQHTDTEAFVCSVMAAIRSPATPLLLACSMLAFVGSLHAGSIAIYWGQNGNEATLAETCASGNYKFVIIAFLPTFGNGQTPMINLAGHCDPYSNGCTGLSRDIAACQRAGIKVLLSIGGGVGSYYLSSREDARRVAAYIWSNFLGGSSSSPRPLGDAVLDGVDFDIEGGTDKHWDELAGFLKAYSNRGKKVYLSAAPQCPFPDAWIGEALTTGLFDFVWVQFYNNPQCQYSSGNTKNMADAWKQWTAIHATKVFLGLPAAPQAAGSGFIPAEELISHVLPIVKRSDKYGGIMLWSKYYDELTGYSSKVKHYV; from the coding sequence ATGAAGTCTCATTGGAGGCTATTTTGCCCCCAAACCACACCAAAAGACACTACCGTCGATGATCCACAAGCGCACACACCACCAGCCATCGGCCCATTTAAAGCCGCCGAGCCAACCTGCGTTGTACAACACACAGACACCGAAGCTTTCGTTTGTAGCGTCATGGCGGCGATCCGATCACCGGCCACACCACTTCTCCTCGCTTGCTCCATGCTCGCCTTCGTCGGAAGTCTCCACGCCGGAAGCATCGCCATCTACTGGGGGCAGAACGGCAACGAGGCAACCCTGGCCGAGACCTGCGCCTCCGGGAACTACAAGTTCGTCATCATCGCCTTCCTCCCCACCTTCGGCAACGGTCAGACTCCCATGATCAACCTCGCCGGCCACTGCGACCCCTACTCCAACGGCTGCACCGGGCTGAGCCGGGACATCGCCGCATGCCAGCGCGCCGGCATCAAGGTGCTGCTCTCCATCGGCGGCGGCGTCGGGAGCTATTACCTCTCCTCCCGCGAGGACGCCAGGCGGGTCGCCGCCTACATCTGGAGCAACTTCCTCGGCGGCTCCTCGTCGTCCCCGCGGCCGCTCGGGGACGCCGTCCTGGACGGCGTCGACTTCGACATCGAGGGCGGCACCGACAAGCACTGGGACGAGCTCGCCGGGTTCCTCAAGGCCTACAGCAACAGAGGCAAGAAGGTGTATCTGAGTGCAGCACCGCAGTGCCCTTTCCCCGACGCATGGATCGGCGAAGCCCTCACGACCGGCCTCTTCGACTTCGTGTGGGTTCAGTTCTACAACAACCCACAGTGCCAGTACAGCTCCGGCAACACCAAAAACATGGCGGACGCATGGAAGCAATGGACCGCCATCCATGCAACGAAGGTCTTCCTTGGGCTTCCTGCTGCTCCTCAGGCAGCCGGTAGTGGCTTCATTCCGGCTGAGGAGCTCATATCGCATGTACTGCCGATCGTGAAGAGGTCCGACAAGTACGGAGGCATCATGCTGTGGTCCAAGTACTACGATGAACTCACTGGGTATAGCTCAAAGGTTAAGCACTACGTGTGA
- the LOC135633950 gene encoding uncharacterized protein LOC135633950 produces the protein MLQVLQISTPPHNSTLSCSSTKRWSSSPPRLYSSRDALLGSPNPRWAALLRELRCDGRHTCLFADNRKQEQARKALESALGEKKTEFEKWSKEIEKREEKGGGGASGRGGWFGGGGWFGWFGGENFWEEAQQAILTIVGIVSLYLLVAKGNVMFAVVFNSLLFVLRGMRNWLTFVSSCLSRKTFALGSQPGPVSNEVKIHQTQLSAKERVIKKWGMD, from the exons ATGTTGCAGGTGCTCCAGATATCGACGCCGCCGCACAATTCTACCCTTTCCTGCTCATCGACTAAGCGGTGGTCGTCGTCTCCTCCTCGTCTCTACAGCTCCCGGGACGCGCTCCTCGGAAGCCCTAACCCCCGGTGGGCGGCGCTGCTGAGGGAACTGAGGTGCGACGGTCGTCACACCTGTCTCTTCGCGGACAACCGTAAACAG GAGCAAGCTAGAAAAGCACTAGAAAGTGCTCTTGGTGAGAAGAAGACCGAGTTTGAAAAATGGAGTAAAGAAATTGAGAAGAGGGAGGAAAAGGGTGGCGGAGGTGCATCAGGTCGTGGAGGCTGGTTTGGAGGTGGCGGCTGGTTTGGGTGGTTTGGTGGAGAAAATTTCTGGGAGGAGGCACAACAAGCTATCCTGACTATTGTTGGTATTGTCTCCCTG TATCTCCTGGTAGCAAAAGGTAATGTAATGTTTGCAGTCGTCTTCAATTCGTTGCTGTTTGTGTTGCGAGGAATGAGGAACTGGCTCACTTTCGTATCATCTTGCTTGTCGAGGAAAACTTTTGCACTTGGGTCTCAGCCTGGACCTGTATCCAATGAGGTTAAAATACATCAGACTCAATTGTCTGCTAAAGAGAGAGTGATAAAGAAATGGGGAATGGACTAA
- the LOC135585034 gene encoding uncharacterized protein At2g27730, mitochondrial-like isoform X3 gives MMAMRSALGVIPCLARSSVAVAKEVAAPRSSRFFSDGKGRVLSEEERAAETIYIQKMERERLEKLKKQQEKEKAEAEKHKA, from the exons ATGATGGCCATGAGGTCGGCGCTCGGAGTGATTCCTTGTCTCGCCCGATCGTCTGTGGCGGTGGCGAAGGAGGTCGCCGCCCCGAGGAGCTCGCGCTTCTTTAGCGACGGGAAGGGTAGGGTTCTGAGCGAGGAGGAGAGGGCCGCCGAGACCATCTACATCCAG AAAATGGAGAGGGAGAGGCTGGAGAAACTGAAGAAGCAGCAGGAGAAAGAGAAGGCTGAGGCCGAGAAG CACAAGGCTTGA
- the LOC135632267 gene encoding uncharacterized protein LOC135632267, whose translation MGNCAPKPKPRSRPAQHSSSLLTPDFPAVRLYGPESCPICSCLRVALLYKSVPFQFVPRSPLLGLPFLQCGADTVVGAADSLLRELDSRFPRPPTAATALADMTSAAEEVALVTALQHRSVERHVEELAAWTTEMAAGGGGRKGEAARMERSYGQLAEVVLEHAQMEERLLFPAFESAADRGVCKLANEEHARDLPIINGIKEDIKSMVVMEAGTPFHQEALLNLSLRLKTLEEHFKGHFQEEEKNMLPLLEMAMRSQREEGEDKSSSRSWMEQVLVLMEATHSPRLFPFFMAGLLPEEAMQYVGLVCRQTADQQRLASMLRSLITVLEAKQSIVGHLRQPT comes from the exons ATGGGGAACTGCGCTCCCAAGCCCAAGCCCCGATCCCGCCCCGCGCAGCATTCGTCGTCGCTGTTGACGCCCGACTTCCCGGCCGTGCGGCTTTACGGTCCGGAGTCGTGCCCGATCTGCTCCTGCCTCCGCGTTGCTCTCCTGTACAAGTCCGTCCCCTTTCAGTTCGTCCCACGGAGCCCCCTCCTCGGCCTCCCCTTCCTCCAGTGTGGCGCCGACACGGTCGTCGGGGCCGCCGACTCGCTGCTCCGGGAGCTGGACTCCAGGTTCCCTCGCCCGCCGACGGCCGCTACGGCGCTGGCGGACATGACGTCGGCGGCTGAGGAGGTGGCGCTGGTGACGGCGCTGCAGCATCGGAGCGTGGAGCGGCACGTGGAGGAGCTGGCGGCGTGGACCACGGAGATGGCTGCCGGCGGGGGCGGGAGGAAGGGGGAGGCGGCGAGAATGGAGCGGAGCTACGGGCAGCTGGCGGAGGTGGTGCTGGAGCACGCACAGATGGAGGAGCGCCTCCTCTTCCCCGCCTTCGAGTCCGCGGCCGATCGAG GAGTGTGCAAATTGGCGAACGAAGAGCACGCGAGGGACCTGCCCATCATCAACGGGATAAAGGAGGACATAAAATCCATGGTGGTGATGGAGGCCGGAACACCCTTCCATCAGGAGGCATTGCTCAATCTGTCCCTGAGATTGAAAACCTTAGAG gagcatttcaAGGGGCACTTCcaggaggaagagaagaacatgttgccGCTGCTGGAGATGGCGATGAGAAGCCAAAGAGAGGAAGGGGAAGACAAATCCTCATCGCGGTCATGGATGGAGCAAGTGTTGGTGCTTATGGAGGCCACCCACTCCCCCCGCCTCTTCCCCTTCTTCATGGCCGGGCTACTCCCCGAAGAGGCCATGCAATACGTGGGACTTGTCTGCCGGCAAACTGCCGACCAGCAACGCCTGGCTTCGATGCTCCGATCACTGATCACCGTCCTCGAAGCAAAACAGAGCATTGTCGGTCACCTGCGACAGCCCACGTAA
- the LOC103979082 gene encoding large ribosomal subunit protein uL1: MSKLQSDVLREAISQVVGDSREKKRKFTETVELQIGLKNYDPQKDKRFSGSVKLPHIPRPKMKVCMLGDAQHVEEAEKIGLDYMDVESLKKMNKNKKLVKKLAKKYHAFLASEAIIKQIPRLLGPGLNKAGKFPTLVTHQESLEAKVNETKAMVKFQLKKVLCMGVAVGNCAMEEKQIFQNVQLSVNFLVSLLKKNWQNVRCLYLKSTMGKPYRVF, from the exons ATGAG CAAGCTACAGAGTGATGTCTTGAGGGAAGCTATTTCCCAGGTTGTTGGCGATTCTCGGGAGAAGAAGCGCAAATTTACAGAAACTGTTGAGTTACAAATTGGGCTGAAAAATTATGATCCTCAAAAGGACAAACGATTCAGCGGATCTGTGAAGCTACCTCATATTCCTCGCCCAAAAATGAAAGTGTGCATGCTTGGTGATGCTCAACATGTTGAGGAG GCAGAGAAGATAGGATTGGATTATATGGACGTTGAGAGTTTGAAAAAGATGAACAAAAATAAGAAGTTGGTAAAAAAACTTGCTAAGAAATATCATGCTTTCCTGGCATCAGAAGCTATTATCAAGCAGATTCCTCGTCTCCTTGGCCCTGGTCTTAACAAGGCAG GGAAATTTCCCACATTGGTTACCCACCAAGAATCTTTGGAGGCAAAAGTTAATGAGACAAAGGCCATGGTGAAGTTTCAACTCAAAAAGGTTCTTTGCATGGGTGTAGCAGTGGGCAACTGTGCAATGGAGGAGAAGCAGATCTTTCAAAACGTGCAACTCAGTGTCAATTTCCTTGTGTCTTTGCTGAAGAAGAACTGGCAAAAC GTGAGGTGCTTGTACCTGAAGAGTACAATGGGGAAGCCATACAGAGTATTCTAA